The genomic segment AAGGCGAATGATGCCATAGAGCCCAACGCCCTGCGGCCATTCCCAGCTGTCGAATGAAATGTAATCTCCTGCCGTGCCATCAAGGTTCGGCTCGTGAAAACGACCGTCGTTTTTCAGGCCAGTTATCCCGGCGACAAGCCGATCGAGATTGGCAAGAATGGTATCGCCATTCAGGGCCATGGTGTCCTCCTGCGTCCGCCTCTCCCAAGGCGTCATGTATGAGCAAGAAGAAATCATCACGAAAATCATTGCGCAAGCTGAAAATTTTTTGCAATTTGCTGCAAACGCGAGATGACTCATGACCAGTCGACCCTTGCCCGGAAAACGGGCTACGAAATCCAGGCGGATAAAACTCGAAGACGTCGCAGCGGCGAGCGGCGTCTCGATCAGTACCGCTTCCCGCGCGCTGGCAGGCGAGAAAGGCGTGAAACCGGAGATACGCGAGAAGGTTCTAGCCGCTGCCAAACAGGTGAATTACACACTTCCCGTTGCCCTTGCAGGTCGAAAGATCGTGCTGGCGGCATCGAGCGCGGCCATGATCGATTATGTGCGAAACCAGTTCACGCTCTACGTGCTTGAGGGACTGCGTGAGCGTGCCGAGGCGCTCAATCTGGAGATCGTGACGCGTCCTATCGCAGACAAGGCGGACGAAACCCAGATGCTGAAGGAAGCGCGGGAAGACCCCGAAACCGCGGGTCTTCTGTTTCTGACGGTGGACGACGAGGCCATGCTGGCGGCGACCCGCGATTTTCCGAAACCGGTGGTCCTGTTGAACGGACATGATCCGCTAATGCGTCTTTCCAGCGTGACACCTTGCAATCGCTCCGCCGCAAGGCTGGCCACAGAACATCTGATTCAGCTAGGACACAAGCGAATCCTCTTTCTGATGCGCCCCGGAAGACGGACGATTCTGCACCGTTGCGACGGCTGGCAGGATGCACTGAAAGCGCATCATCTGATTGCTGACCCGGATCTGATCATTTCAGTCGATGACTGGCTTCCGGAGTTGGCGGCAAGGGCAATCGAAGAACGCATACGGGACAGGGGGCTGGATTTTTCCGCGATCGTGACGGCAGGCGATAGCCTTGCGGTCGGCGCCATCATGGGTGTTCAAAAAGCGGGCTTCACGGTGCCGGACGATGTGTCGGTTGTCGGCATGGACGATCTGCCTCAGGCTTCTTTCGTCAATCCGCCGCTGACGACAATGCATCTGCCGATGCGAGAGATCGGTTCGGCTGCTCTCGACCTGATCAGCGACAGTATGGCGGGCAGGATCAACCCTGCTCGGCGCGTCGAACTGGCCTGTCATCTAGTAGAGCGTTCATCGACCGCACCCGCCAAGGTCCACTTGTGAAAGCTGCCGATTTGCCCTGAGCGGCTGGCTGGCGTAGGACTGGGTTGAACAGCTCGATATGTTTTACTGGAATGCACCATGCCCGATAGCCCACTTGTTCCGATCATAGACGGTCATAACGACGTTCTGCTGCGCATGATGCAGCCGGGCCAAGACGATCCCGTTGCCGGGTTTCTGGAAGGCGAGGGAAGGGGGCATATTGATCTGCCGCGCGCCAAAGCTGGCGGTCTGGCAGGAGGGCTTTTTGCCATCTTCGTTCCCTCCCCGCATCATAGGCCAGATGCCGACGGAAATTTTGTTGCACCGGAACAGGCCTCCGCCCTGAACCAAACCCTGGCAATGGCCCGCAAATTCTTCGAACTGGAAGCGCGTTCACAGGGCCAGATCAAGGTCTGTCGCAATTCAATCGAATTGCAGGCCTGTATTGAGCAGTCGATTTTTGCGCCGGTTCTTCATATCGAAGGTGCCGAGGGCATAGGTGAGGACCTCGATGCGCTTCACGTGCTTCATCAGGCCGGTTTGCGAAGCTTGGGGCCCGTCTGGAGCAGACCCAACATCTTCGCTCACGGGGTTCCCTTTCGGGTGCCCCATTCTCCCGATATCGGGCCGGGGCTGACGGATGCCGGGCGCGCTCTCGTTCGCATCTGCAATCATCTCAAGATCCTGATCGATCTTTCGCACATGAACGAGCAAGGCTTCTGGGACACTGCAAGACTGTCGGATGCTCCGCTTGTGGCGACACACTCCAATGCACATGCGCTCAGCCCGCACAGCCGGAACCTGACGGACCGCCAGCTTGACGCGATCGGCGAAAGCAAGGGCCTCGTTGGCATCAATTACGGAGTGCTGTTTCTCCGGGATGATGGTGTGCGGAACCTCGATACTCCTTTGCAGATCGTCGTGGATCACATTCGCTACATCGCAGACCGGATAGGGATCGAGCGTGTAGCACTCGGTTCCGATTTCGACGGAACAACTGTTCCCAATGAACTGAAAGATGCTGCTGGATTGCCGCGTCTGATCGAGCTTATGCGGCAAAACGGTTTCGATCAGATTTCGATCGAGCGGGTTGCTTATCGCAACTGGCTTGATGTGCTCGCTCGCACCTGGGGCAATTAAACAGCAGTCCTGCGTTTTGTTATTAACGATTGAGTAACCAATGCGCGGAGCGCATGGGTGGCGTGAAGTCTTGTCTCTGCAAGTTCGAAGGGTGCGGGACTATATGGAGCTCATCGAAACGACGCCGGAACTGATCAAGTTGCTGACGTCACAAAGACCTCAGAAAGGCGAAGAAAATGAACGTAGCACGCTCCTTCAACAATTGGCGCAAGTACCGTCAGACCGTCAACGAACTCGCTCGCATGTCGAGCCGTGAACTGGCTGACATGGGCATCTCCCGCTCGGAAATCGAAGCTGTTGCCCGCGGTTCCGTGGCCCGCTAATCGTTTTAGCTCCTCGTACGTCGCAACGCCCGCCACACGCGGGCGTTTTGCTTTTTATGAAGTTTATGTTGCATTGCATTTATGCATAGCTGCACTGCAACATAAGCGCTTCCGCTTCTCCTCAAATTTGCTAATCTCTGGTCATCGAAACGACGCATCCTCCTCCCGCGAAGTTTCGATGTCAGGCCAACTCCTCCTCCTCCCAAAGTTGGCCTGCAGGAACGACAGCAACTCCTCCTCCCATGCTGTTGTTCGGTTCTTTTCGGAAAGCCTGCCGCACCTCCTCCCGCGGCAGGCTTTTTCGTTTTGGAATGGGGTTCCCGTCAGGGTTGGGCATTTTTCCCGCTGCAACATCTTAACAATTAGTGACCGGCTGTTTGCCAGATTGGCACAGTGATCGGCGGTCGGCGCAAGTTTGGCATAAGCTTCGTCTGGCTAAAAAGGTGAGCGAATTCAATCACCGATCTCCGTAGGCCCTATCCGTTCGCGATACGGACCGGGAGACCGGCACTTCCATCGTTAACTCTTTGTTAACCATATAGCCGCTATCAGAAATCAACCATTTGTTAACGAAGATGACCAAAGTGCAAACAGATTCACGCTCGATCAGGATCAAGGGACGCTCGTTTCTCGCTGTCGTTCTGACACCTGACCTGCCCCTCGATCAGTGGTTGGAGAGGCTGGATGATCTGGCAGCGCGTTCTGCAGGCTTTTTCCTGGGTCGTCCGGTCGTCCTCGATGTCACGGAACTGCAGATCGATCGGCAGCAACTCGCAGAGTTTCTCGCGCATCTGGCACAGCGCAATGTCAGCATCATGGGCATTGAAGGCGCGCGCCATTCGATGATTGCGCCCGGCATGCCGCCGGTGTTGAAGGGTGGACGTCCGGCCGGTGATGTGGATGTCGCCTCCGTTGAGCCGGTTGCGGTGGCTGTTCAGCCCGCAGTTCCGGATTCCGGCGATACCCAACCAGAGCCGCAGGCAACTGTTTTGCAGGCGCCGCGCTCCGCCTTGCAATCTTTGGTCATCAACGAGCCCGTAAGGTCCGGACAATCTATCATCTTTACCGAAGGGGACGTCACGATCGTCGGCTCCGTTGCCTCCGGCGCCGAGGTCATCGCGGGCGGATCGGTGCATGTTTACGGCACTCTTCGTGGACGAGCCATGGCCGGGTCCGTCGGTAATTCGCAGGCGCGCATATTCTGCCGCAAACTCGAAGCCGAACTGATCGCGATCGATGGAATTTACAAGATGGCCGAGGATCTGCCTACGGACCTGCTTGGACAACCCGTGCAGGTCTGGCTCGAAGGAGATGCAATCGTTGCCGGAAAAGTCAATTGAGCTGCACCAAGCTCACGAACAGGAGAGAAAGATGGGGAAGGTAATCGTCGTTACGTCAGGCAAGGGCGGGGTCGGCAAGACAACCTCCACAGCTGCTTTGGGTGCTGCACTTGCCCAGCGCAATGAGAAGGTCGTCGTCGTGGACTTCGATGTAGGCCTGCGCAACCTGGATCTGGTCATGGGTGCCGAGCGCCGGGTCGTCTACGATCTCGTCAACGTCATTCAGGGCGATGCGAAGCTGACACAGGCGCTCATTCGCGACAAGCGGATTGAAAACCTGTTCCTGCTGCCTGCCTCCCAGACGCGCGACAAGGACAATCTGACGCCGGAAGGCGTCGAGTGGGTCATCAACGAACTCAAGCGCTACTTCGATTGGGTCATCTGCGACAGCCCGGCGGGGATCGAGCGCGGTGCGACACTTGCCATGCGCCATGCGGATGTGGCCGTGGTCGTCACCAATCCCGAAGTCTCGTCGGTGCGCGATTCCGACCGTATCATTGGTCTCCTGGACTCCAAGACGGTCAAGGCGGAGCGGGGCGAGCGTATGGAGAAGCATCTTCTTCTGACTCGTTTCGACCAGAACCGCGCCGCACGCGGCGACATGCTGAAAGTCGAGGACGTGCTGGAAATTCTCTCCATCCCGCTGCTCGGCATCATTCCGGAAAGCATGGATGTGTTGAAGGCTTCCAACATCGGCGCTCCGGTAACGATCGCTGATGCGAAGTCCGCTCCTGCCCAGGCCTATTTCGAAGCGGCCCGCCGTCTGGCCGGTGAAGACATTCCTGTCACCATGCCGGAAGAAAAGCGTGGTCTGTTCGGCAAGATCTTCTCGCGGAGGGCTGCATGAATATTTTCCGGCTTTTCAACAAGCAGAGATCCGCGCCTTTGGCGCGCGAGAGACTGCAGGTCCTGCTGGCGCATGAGCGTGTCGCAACCGGAAATGATCTCGTCGCCGTCCTGCGCGAGGAAATTCTGGCTGTCATCGCCAAGCATGTCGAACTCGACAGCGAACGCGTTCACGTCAAGATGGATCGCGACGAGCGGTTCTCCATCCTGGAGATCGATGTAGAAATCCCGCTGGAAGCCAAGCTCGAAGCGGCCTGAAGGCTAGTCTCGATTGAGAAAGTATCGGCGCGGACTGGCTCTGCGCCGACCGGATCACTGTGTCGCGAAGGACGCCTTAAGTTCATCGCTTATCGGCAGGTTTAGGCCCTGAGGAGAACCCTCGAACGGCTGCATGAACCAACGGTCATACATCTCCTGCATCTGCGGGCTACGATAAATACTGCGAAGGGCTGTCGCTGCGAGCTCCGCAAATTGCGGATCGTTGATTCGGGTCATGAAACCGTAGGGTTGTGGTTCGGATATTGCCTCCGAGCTCACCACATAATCATCCGGATTTCCTGTCTGGGCTATAAGATTGCGGATCAACACGTCGTCCATTGCAAATGCCGAGACCCGTCCGGATTTCACAAGCTCGAAGGCTTCGCGCACTTCATTGACGGGAACCGAGACAAGTCCGAGCTTTCTCTCGCGAGACAGCTGCAGGATTTGGCTTACGTTCACGGTTCCAAGAACGACGGCAACACTTTTCCCTCTCAGATCGTCTATCCTGTTGATGTTGTTGCGCGCGAGGGAGACGACCTTCGTCTGGGCGATGAAATGGGGCGGCGTGAAAAACACTGCCTTACGGCGATCCGCTACGTTAGTACTTGCATTGCATTCGATATCTATCCCCCCATCATTCAAAAGCTGGATGCGATTTGCAGGTGTGCGCTGAACCAGTTCAACGGACAATTCCGGCAGATCCAGCATAGCCTGCATTTTTCTGGCCATGGCCCTGCAGAGATCTATCGAATAGCCGACGACTTCTCCTGAACTGGTCTTAAAGGAAAATGGTTGGGCCGATCCATAACCGACACGTAAGACCCTGGTCTCCTTCAGCCGCTCTATGGTTGATCCGTTAAAGCTCAAATCAGTCTCAGCCAATGCGAGAGTTGACGGAAGCAGCAACAGAATGGCGGCTAAAAGCCGTTGAAAAAGGATCTTCAACATCAAATCACTCCAAATATTCTTTTGGTTTTGAAAACACTGCCTTCAATTCGGGTGACATCGGCAGTTTCATATTCTGTCCCAGCGGTGGAATTGGCCGCTCGAACCACTTTGTATAAAGCTCTTGGATATCCTTGCTGGTGAACAGTTTCTCGAGACTCGCGTTCACGACCGCCTTGAAAGCATCGTCGCCCAAGGGCAGCAAAATTCCGTAAGGCTCCGGCGGGCTGAAAGTTTCCTCTGAGATTACATAATCGTCCGGCTTCGACGAAGCCGCGATCTGGCCGGCGAGGAGAATATCGTCCATGACGAAGGCAGACGCCTTGCCGTTGGTGACCAGATTGAAGGAGTCCGAATTTTCGCGGTTCAACAGGACCGAAATATTCAGCATCCGCTGCCGGTTGATCGCGTTCAGTTGATCCAGGTTGACGGTTCCGGTCGTTGCGGCGACGCTTCTGCCTGCAAGATCCGAAATCGATCGGATGTTCGAGCTCTTCAAGGAGACAAAGCGCGTTGCCGTCACGAAATGCGGATAGGAAAAGGCCACCATTTTTCGCCGCTCGGCATTATTGGTGGTTGCCGCGCATTCCATGTCGATCCGGCGAGATTTGACCATGACGAAGCGGGTGGCCGATGTTACCGAAACATATTCTATACGAAGATCGGATTTACCGAGCGTCGCAGCGATATCTTTTACGATCCGCTGACAGATTTCGACGGCATACCCGGTCGCTACGCCAGCCACGAGATAGGAGAAGGGTGGTTCCGACACACGGTGCCCGATAGTGACCGTTCCGGTGTTTTTGATCTTCGTCAGAGTGTCCGAACTCTCTTCTGCCGATGCGCCAGCGCTTCCTACAGTCAGCGCCAGCATCGCAGGCCATAAAAGTGTTTGGACGGATCGACTCAAAATTGAGAACGCCCTGATCGTTGGCACTGTCGCTGCAATTTCGTCGTGTCCCGGCATGAAGATCGTTCCCTTTTGTTTCAGGCGGCGCTCGATCCCAGATACTGTTCCGTGAAGCTGGCTTGCGGTCTGCCCAGCAGATAACCCTGGACCGATCCGCAACCGGCTGCACGCAGCAGATCCAGCTGTTCCTTGTATTCGACACCTTCGGCGGTCACGCTGATGTCCAGTCCCCGGGCCAGGGAAACAGTCGACAGCACGATATTGAGACACCGGGTACTTTCCGCGACACCTGAAATGAAGCGGCGATCCAGCTTGATACGCGTGACCGGCAGATCAATCAGATAGGACAAGGATGCGAACCCGGTTCCAAAATCATCAAGTGCTATGCCGACACCCATCGCCCGAATGGCCGTCAGGATGGTGATCGCCTCCTTGCCTTCGACCTTGTTGGTTTCGGTGATTTCTATCTCCAGACGGTCAGCCGAGAGGCCGGTTTCATTGAGTGTGGCACGAATGAAATCCGGTAGATCCTGTCTCAGCAGGCCGATGGCAGAGATATTGACAGAGACTGTTGTCCGATCATCCTTGCCTGCCATCTGGCGGCAGGCCTGCTTCAGGACCCAGCGGTCGAGCTCAACGATAAAACCGGTTTCTTCAGCGGCAGGGATAAATTTGTCGGGCGTAATGAAGCCGCGTTTGGGATGGTTCCATCTCACCAGCGCCTCATAGCCCGAAATTCTACCCTCGCCGATGGCGACGATCGGCTGATAATGTACCTCGAATTGGTCCTCGTTCAGGGCAGTCATGAGCTCCAGCTCGATAGTGGAGCGGTGTGATGTTTCCATGGTCATCCCTGGTTCGAATATATGGAAGCAACCGCGGCCTGCACCCTTCGATGTGTAAAGCGCGACATCCGCATTGCTCAAAATTTGATTGGAGTTTCGGCCGTGTAATGGTGCCCTGGCAATTCCGATACTGGCACCGATAGACAATGAAAGTTCGTTGATCTGAAAGGGTCTGGAAATTGCCTCCAGAATTCGGGCAGCCAGCCGCTTTGCCTCCTTTTCGGCGTTCAAGGCTACCACCTGGATGAGCGCGAACTCATCGCCACCGAGGCGGGCGAAAACATCGTCTGGCCCCAGCAATGTGGAAACGCGTTTGCAGGTCGATATCAACACCTGGTCACCAACAGCGTGCCCATAGGTGTCATTCACGGGTTTGAAGCGATCAAGATCCAGCAACATCACGTTGATGATCTTGTTTCCGACTTCGACCTCTTCAAGTAAACTATTCAGTGCTTTCTGGAGAAACGCCCGGTTTGGCAGTCCCGTGAGAGCGTCATGATGGGCAAGATGCTCCAGTTCTCTGGCTGCTTCCCGCATCTGTCTCAAATGTTCACGCTCGACCACTGCCTCCCGCAAGGTCTCGATCGTTGTGGCAAGTTGCCCGATTTCATCCTGTCGTCGCTGGTACGGCGTGATGTTCCCCGTTTCATCGCGAGCAATCCGTTTGAGCGCCTCGATCAGAACTGGTACGGGTTTGAAAAGGCTGCGGAGGAGCAAGGCAATCGCGCCGCCGGTGGCAAGCATGATGACAGCGAACGATAAAAGTGAATTGCGGTAAAAGATGCCGCGGGTAGCCATGAGCGATTCCGTCGTCCCGACCGATGCGGCGACGCCACCCAGCATCTTGCCCTCGGAGGAGCGGATAGGCAGATAGCCGATGTAGTGCTCTTCAGTGCCAATCTTGCCAAAGCCGGTGAAAAACTCCGTGTATTCTTCTGACGGTCCGCCATTGTCCTGAACGGATAGCGTCAAGCCGGCAGGCCCGCCGTCACTGTCAGTAATGGAAACCAGGCTTTTCGTCGAAGCATCGTATTGGAGGAGCCACACCTTCTGCTTTGTCTGCACGGACGCGAGCGCGAGAACATCCACGGCCACATAGCCGGTATCCAGCACCGACGCATCGTCGCCTATCATGCGGTCGGTGATGATCCGTACAATCTGGCTCGACGGTGTCATGTCCACGGCAACGAAGGTATAGACGCTTCGAATTGCACTGCTGACGATCTGGATATTGGTGCTCGCCTGCTGTCGCCATTCATCTCGCTGACTTCGCTCGATCATGATCCAACCCGTCGCGGCGCCAGAAATGTAGGCAAGCGCGACAGCAAATAGCAGGAATGAGGTAACTTTGCCGATGATGGATCGACGCCAATTCAAACGCGTCTTCAGGGCCTTTTGGCCTGCGAATATCGACAGCATCAGGGTTCCAATCACAGTGCAATTATAAGTAGGTTGTCTAAATCTTGCAGCCCTGATGATGGTTGCGCGGTTCTTTCCAAATCATTGACGAAGGTGAAACTGTGAAACAAACCACCCGGATGGTTAATAAAAATATATTAATCAGAATGTGATAATTTTAGATTTAGATAAGCGGACTGACGTCATAATAAATACTTTTGTCTGAGAAGGATATAAATCAGATTCGCGCAAAGATTCGAATAATAGACAAAAAAATCGACTTTCACGGGATTTAATACAGATGATTTTCTTGTAAATGATCACGTATCATATTGTCGATTTATGATAATGCCCCGGTGTGGCACCAGTGGAATACTTGAAGTCGATGATACCAGACCCGTTCGCCCTGTCGCTCGCTCGTGTTCCGAGCGTCAGGAATTTGGTTCGGAAAAGAGCTCTACGATAAGGTTGCGCAGTTGATCCATTCTCAGACTCTCGGTCTGTACCGGCCTCAAGCCTGAATTGAAGCCTTGCCGAAGGAATTCGGCTACAACATCCGTGCGCTTTGCAATGATGTGAATTGGGACATCGCGCGTTGCGTCAGGCCCGGTCACGACTGATGCCGGCTGATGATCACCGATAACAATGAAAATCGCATCATCACCAAAGGTACGGATATAGCTTGCCACCGCCTCCAGCGAATAGTCTATCGTTCGGATGTAATGGTCCCGGATGCGGTCGGGGTCTGCCCAGACGAAAGCCGGCGACTCGCCGGACGCCGCCTGGTCATTGAAGGTTTTCCCATCACCGACCGCCTGCCAGTCGATCATGTGAGCGACTGGCGTCCAGGGCGCATGACTTGAGATGAGGGCAGTCTCGATCATGACATTGCGACGTGGTTGCGGATCTCGAATGAGTTTTTGAATTGCCGAGAGCGTATATTGGTCTGGCATTGTGATCCAGTTGAAGGGCTGGCCCTGATAACTAAGATCTTTCGCCGCATAGACCCGATCATAACCAAAATAGGCGCTTTCCGGCCAATCCAGAGTGATTGCAGGCATGGCCGCCGCCGTCTCCCAGCCTGCATTCTTAAACAAGCGGTTGAGACTGCTTCTGTCGCTCATGACCAGTCGATCGTAGCGCGCCTGACTGTCGATCCAGAGTCCAGACAACAGTGTGCCATGGGCAAGCCAACTGAGGCCCGCCACAGTCGGCGATGTGACCCAGCGACTGGCAATCTGAAACCCGGACTGTTCGAGGCTTTTCTGCATATCCTCAAATCGTGCAGCGATACGCGGCGAGAAACGTGTGTCTTCAACAGCACTGCGTCCGTAAGACTCGACGAATATCAGGAAAACGTCCTGTCCCTTGACCCGTCCCATGAGCTCGGTCTTTCCTTTGAAAGGGTCGGATTGTGCGAGCTCCACCTCAAAGCGGTGCATGTCGGCAATTGCATGCGAGATCAGATCGAGCCGCTGTATCAGATAGGGCGTGGCTTTGGCTTCGACCGTCAACGCATGCCGCTCATCTTCGCTTCTTAGCATCAGACCCGAAAGCCCGATCAATGCGGTTGATACCGCCACACAGCCGTAAAGCCTGCGTTTGGATGACCAGCCTCCCGGAAAGTTGCATGACCAATAAAACAGGCCAATTATGATGAAAAGGCTGAAGGAGCCGGACAGAATGGCAAATGCGCCGACCCAGGTACCAATGCTCCTGGAAAGCACATTCCAGCCGTCTCCAATCATTTTGATATCGAGGTACGGGTTGAACGGTCGCTGAAACGCCGATTGCGTGCCGATGTCTGCGAGCTTGAGCAGAACCAGCAAGCTTGCCAGTACAGTGACCACAGCCGCAAGTTTTCCCCGCCACTTGCCGGGCACGATGATGAGACCCAGAGCTATGATCGGTATCTCAAGCGGGATGGACAGGAATGTCTGGAGATCGAATGCGTCGGGATGTTCCGGCATGTTGATGAATGCGGATAGAAGAACGCAGAACAAAAGAAATCGCGTCGTGCTTACAAACATGCCAATCATTCCCGCCGTCGTCATCCGCGCCGGTCCATCACAATCAACGTTCCGTATCTTGAACTACGCCCCGATCGTGGATGGCGATCACCCTGCTCGAGGAAAGGAGCCCGATTTTGAAACTGGTGCGCATCTTCGGTACCGCTCTTGCCTTGGTCCTTGCTGCGTGGGTGGTCTGGCAGACCGACTGGAGCATCGTTTTAAAATCTCTCTCATCCGTTTCCCTGGTCCATCTCTCCGCAGGCTTGTTGTTGGTCCAGTTCCAGATCTGCATGTCCGCATTCCGCTGGCGGTATACTGCCTTGAGCATCGGACAGCCCATCGGGAAGTGGCAGGCCGTTCGCGAGTACTATCTGTCGACAGGTCTCAACCAGTTGCTGCCAGGCGGGGTCGCAGGGGATGCAATCCGCGCTTATCGGGGACGGGCGCAGGATGGGTCGGGCCTGGCGCGATCTGCTACGTCCGTCATTCTCGAGCGACTGTCTGGCCAGATCGCCCTTCTGATGTTCGTTTTGGTAGGCCTGCTGCTTTGGCCAGATCGGATCTATGGGACCAATAAATGGGCTGTGTTGGCCTTGGTCGGTGTCCTGTTGGCAGCCTTGTGCTTGGCGGTTCTTCCAGTCATCCGCACCAGGTTTACAG from the Rhizobium rhizoryzae genome contains:
- a CDS encoding lysylphosphatidylglycerol synthase transmembrane domain-containing protein; protein product: MRIFGTALALVLAAWVVWQTDWSIVLKSLSSVSLVHLSAGLLLVQFQICMSAFRWRYTALSIGQPIGKWQAVREYYLSTGLNQLLPGGVAGDAIRAYRGRAQDGSGLARSATSVILERLSGQIALLMFVLVGLLLWPDRIYGTNKWAVLALVGVLLAALCLAVLPVIRTRFTGLANDLSAAFCSVGAAGYQLTTSVLIVASYIALFMLCADATGGALTIGAALMVVPLCLLTMVLPSGFGGWGTREAAAAALWPMVGYTPDQGIAASLLYGAVAMLGAAPSLMLLFTSKDR